A portion of the Caenorhabditis elegans chromosome III genome contains these proteins:
- the F23H11.7 gene encoding uncharacterized protein (Confirmed by transcript evidence), giving the protein MIIFVLLLALKAECSLAQTMCPGNTIPFDYQVCAPESRSECPAGFTCRSVNNNITGSAVYLCCESGQMTVGDWFSEKSFVPSILSQAPYTLLRTVNLTPASSLLNFPPIHVGDEVVVLSFPSFLTGTIESISLSAQANPGYLHIVTVIDPLFKPFAVLLNYNVIIGQPSQTVNLTSSSFVAYLDNSTSMPKQNSYRSEYLVLVYYSASQIILNGSTPKDKILGSSCSDTKCLFTNSALSSKLSQPMAGTVFYITTKNTVFTTSEDVAHSSATSHLLITSFIFIVSANLL; this is encoded by the exons ATGATCATTTTTGTACTACTATTAGCTTTGAAAGCAG AATGTTCCTTAGCTCAAACAATGTGTCCTGGCAATACCATACCATTTGACTATCAAGTGTGTGCCCCGGAGTCTCGTTCTGAGTGCCCTGCGGGATTTACTTGCAG GAGTGTAAATAATAACATCACTGGATCTGCCGTTTATTTGTGTtgtgaaagtggtcaaatgACTGTTGGAGATT ggttttccgaaaaaagctTTGTCCCAAGTATTCTTTCACAGGCCCCATATACACTGCTCAGAACT GTTAACCTTACTCCGGCCAGCTCGTTGCTAAACTTCCCACCGATTCACGTTGGAGATGAAGTAGTTGTGTTGAGCTTTCCTAGTTTTCTAACTGGAACAATTGAATCGATTTCACTTTCAGCTCAAGCAAATCCTGGTTATTTACACATTGTTACAGTCATTG atccTCTTTTCAAACCCTTTGCTGTTTTGTTAAACTATAACGTTATCATCGGCCAGCCAAGTCAAACGGTCAATTTAACGTCATCAAGTTTTGTAGCTTACTTGGACAATAGCACTTCAATGCCGAAACAAAACTCAT ACCGATCCGAGTACCTGGTTCTTGTATACTACTCCGCTTCACAAATTATTCTGAATGGGTCTACTCCAA AAGATAAGATTTTGGGTTCATCTTGTTCTGACACCAAATGCCTATTCACCAATTCGGCACTTTCATCAAAACTCAGTCAACCAATGGCAGGAACAGTTTTTTAT attactaCAAAAAACACCGTATTCACAACTTCAGAGGATGTCGCTCATAGCTCGGCTACCTCCCATTTATTGATTACTTCcttcattttcattgtttccgCCAATTTGTTATAA